The Herbaspirillum sp. RTI4 genome has a segment encoding these proteins:
- a CDS encoding methyl-accepting chemotaxis protein: MRWFYNLKIARKLLLSSISILALTTALGLFSIVELRNLFGNFTEIAENWLPRINTTEQIKTALSRMRINELYLVIASTETEFRDSEKRMNEQISKLEQFNNTFANLISEPEEKAIYPAFLNNYNAYLAENKALLALLKAGKKEDAMIQIQGKSTTLYRELTVELDKLVAASVGGSDKSTAMAVSTYQSSFSWIIAAIVITIAVGLLMAMWMARIVSKPLVLALGIAQRVAEGDLNSRVDANQARDETGQLMLALRTMNDNLFKIVTEVRTGTDTIATASAQIASGNLDLSSRTEQQAGAIEETASSMEELNATVKQNADNANQANQLASSASTVAVQGGQVVSQVVDTMNAINASSRKIVDIISVIDGIAFQTNILALNAAVEAARAGEQGRGFAVVASEVRSLAQRSAAAAKEIKALIDASVETVDSGSKLVEQAGATMSEVVDSVKRVSGIVAEISAASREQSEGIGQVNQAITLMDEATQQNAALVEEAAAAAQSLEDQATNLSRIVSVFKIDSGMHQKYVAPPASSVAANITPQRQPALQATAKKTTTPSTKPVAISSAKKSPVPAGDDKGNWEEF; encoded by the coding sequence ATGCGATGGTTCTATAATTTAAAAATTGCCAGGAAGCTACTTTTATCTTCAATTTCTATTCTGGCACTTACAACTGCACTCGGCCTATTCTCCATCGTTGAATTGAGAAACTTGTTTGGCAATTTCACCGAAATTGCCGAAAACTGGCTCCCCAGAATCAACACCACAGAACAAATAAAAACAGCATTGTCTCGCATGCGCATCAATGAGCTCTACCTTGTTATCGCCAGCACTGAAACAGAATTCAGGGATAGTGAAAAACGGATGAACGAGCAAATTAGCAAGCTCGAACAGTTCAACAACACCTTCGCCAACCTGATTTCAGAGCCAGAAGAAAAAGCGATCTACCCTGCTTTTCTTAACAACTACAATGCCTATCTTGCAGAAAACAAAGCGCTCCTCGCGCTGCTAAAAGCAGGGAAAAAAGAGGACGCGATGATTCAGATCCAAGGAAAATCGACGACACTTTACCGCGAACTCACCGTCGAATTAGATAAGCTGGTCGCTGCGAGTGTTGGTGGGAGCGACAAGTCCACTGCTATGGCCGTTTCCACTTATCAGAGCTCATTCTCCTGGATTATCGCCGCCATCGTCATCACTATCGCTGTCGGTTTGCTAATGGCGATGTGGATGGCGCGCATCGTCTCGAAACCGCTGGTGCTGGCGCTCGGCATTGCACAGCGTGTCGCCGAAGGCGATCTGAACAGTCGTGTGGATGCAAACCAAGCGCGCGATGAAACCGGACAACTGATGCTCGCCCTGCGCACCATGAACGACAACCTTTTTAAAATCGTCACTGAAGTCCGTACTGGAACCGACACCATCGCCACGGCTTCAGCACAAATCGCCAGCGGCAATCTGGATCTGTCTAGCCGTACCGAACAACAAGCCGGCGCGATCGAAGAAACAGCTTCTTCGATGGAAGAGCTGAACGCCACGGTCAAACAAAACGCTGACAATGCAAATCAGGCAAACCAGTTGGCATCTTCCGCTTCGACGGTAGCGGTACAAGGCGGACAAGTCGTCAGTCAGGTGGTTGACACCATGAACGCCATCAACGCGTCCTCCCGCAAAATCGTCGACATCATCAGCGTCATTGACGGCATTGCCTTCCAGACCAACATTTTGGCGCTGAACGCGGCCGTGGAAGCTGCACGCGCGGGTGAACAAGGCCGTGGCTTCGCGGTAGTGGCCAGCGAAGTGCGCAGCCTGGCGCAACGCAGCGCGGCTGCCGCAAAAGAAATCAAAGCACTGATCGATGCCTCCGTAGAAACCGTCGACTCCGGCAGCAAACTGGTCGAACAGGCAGGTGCGACCATGAGCGAAGTCGTCGATAGCGTCAAACGAGTATCGGGCATCGTCGCTGAAATCAGCGCTGCCAGCAGAGAGCAAAGCGAGGGGATAGGACAGGTCAATCAGGCAATCACCCTCATGGATGAAGCGACTCAGCAAAATGCCGCACTGGTCGAAGAGGCCGCCGCCGCCGCACAATCACTGGAAGATCAGGCCACTAATCTGTCGCGCATCGTCAGCGTCTTCAAAATCGATTCCGGCATGCATCAGAAATACGTCGCTCCCCCGGCATCATCTGTCGCTGCAAATATAACGCCGCAGCGGCAGCCGGCTCTGCAAGCGACGGCAAAAAAAACAACGACACCTTCAACCAAGCCAGTTGCAATTTCCAGCGCCAAAAAATCACCTGTTCCCGCAGGTGACGACAAAGGTAATTGGGAAGAATTTTAA
- the lpxO gene encoding lipid A hydroxylase LpxO, which produces MKWIVVAIYLFSILYVHFRGKVRLPFLRQFFDHSSIISPINLFMYAFSRVPAQPFPPATSFDGLHLLDENWEIIRAEALNLQSISKIKAAEKNDDAGFNSFFKAGWKRFYLKWYDASHPSAEQYCPQTVALLKRIPSVKAAMFAELAPGGTLNRHRDPFAGSLRYHLGLVTPNDDKCFIEVDGERYSWRDGKSVIFDETYIHWAHNGGDTNRIILFCDVERPLRYEWAQAVNRWIGKTLMTAASSPNETGDQTGRINKLFRFVWLAGQYRRRLKNWNRRVYHILKYGLILGAALLIIYL; this is translated from the coding sequence ATGAAGTGGATCGTCGTCGCCATTTACCTGTTTTCTATTTTGTACGTGCATTTCCGAGGCAAAGTCAGGCTTCCGTTCCTGCGGCAGTTTTTCGACCACTCCTCGATCATCTCGCCGATCAATCTGTTCATGTATGCATTTTCACGCGTACCGGCTCAGCCCTTCCCTCCTGCCACCAGTTTCGACGGTTTGCATCTGCTCGATGAAAATTGGGAAATCATCCGCGCCGAAGCACTTAACCTGCAATCGATTTCCAAAATCAAAGCGGCAGAAAAGAATGACGATGCCGGTTTCAATTCCTTCTTCAAAGCCGGCTGGAAGCGCTTCTATCTGAAATGGTATGACGCCAGCCATCCCTCGGCCGAACAATACTGCCCGCAAACCGTCGCCCTGCTCAAGCGCATTCCCTCCGTCAAAGCCGCCATGTTCGCCGAACTCGCACCGGGCGGCACCCTCAACCGGCACCGCGATCCGTTCGCCGGTTCCTTGCGTTACCACCTTGGATTAGTCACGCCCAACGACGACAAATGCTTCATCGAAGTCGATGGTGAGCGTTATAGCTGGCGCGATGGCAAGAGCGTTATCTTTGATGAAACCTATATCCATTGGGCGCACAACGGCGGCGATACCAACCGCATCATCCTGTTCTGCGATGTGGAACGGCCGCTGCGCTATGAATGGGCTCAGGCAGTCAATCGCTGGATAGGCAAGACCCTCATGACCGCCGCCAGCTCACCCAACGAAACCGGCGACCAGACCGGCCGCATCAACAAGCTGTTCCGTTTCGTCTGGCTCGCAGGACAATATCGTCGCCGCCTGAAAAACTGGAATCGCCGGGTTTATCACATCCTCAAATACGGCCTGATACTAGGCGCAGCTCTATTGATTATTTATTTGTAA
- a CDS encoding D-amino acid dehydrogenase, whose translation MKVIVLGAGIIGTASAWFLRQAGHEVIVIDRQPGAAQETSFANGCQISVSHAEPWANPSAPLKVLKWLGQEDAPLLYRFRPEWLQWKWALHFLRECTPARTAHNIRQIVALAEYSRQTLQGLRADTGIEYDCLTRGILHFYTDQKEFEEAQPAAQLMRELGCPRETISADKVLELEPALETMRGRIVGGDFTDNDESGDIYQFTTGLARKCAEAGVEFRFNTNITRLLTVGSGAAAKVTAVEVIDEQGRHQTLHADAFVVALGSFSTPLLKPLGIDLMIYPGKGYSATYQVTDPTTAPSVSLTDDGYKLVISRLGDRLRVAGTCELNGYTRELNQTRCEAITRRTRELFPNACDYDAPQYWTGLRPLTPSNIPYVGKSRYGNLFLNTGHGTLGWTMGCGSGRAIADIIDGRQPEVNFAFHGMV comes from the coding sequence ATGAAAGTCATCGTATTGGGCGCCGGCATCATCGGTACCGCCTCGGCCTGGTTTTTGCGGCAGGCCGGACACGAAGTGATTGTCATTGATCGCCAACCCGGCGCCGCGCAGGAAACCAGCTTTGCCAACGGTTGCCAGATTTCGGTATCGCATGCCGAACCGTGGGCCAATCCCAGCGCCCCGCTCAAAGTCCTCAAATGGCTGGGACAGGAAGACGCGCCGCTGCTGTACCGCTTCCGTCCCGAATGGCTGCAATGGAAATGGGCGCTGCACTTCCTGCGGGAATGCACCCCGGCGCGTACCGCGCACAATATTCGTCAGATCGTGGCACTGGCTGAATACAGCCGCCAGACACTGCAAGGGCTGCGCGCCGACACCGGCATCGAATACGATTGCCTGACGCGCGGCATCCTGCATTTCTATACCGATCAAAAAGAATTCGAAGAAGCGCAACCGGCCGCCCAACTGATGCGCGAACTGGGATGCCCGCGTGAAACCATCAGCGCCGATAAAGTGCTGGAACTGGAACCCGCGCTGGAAACCATGCGCGGACGGATAGTCGGCGGCGATTTCACCGACAACGACGAGTCCGGCGACATCTACCAGTTCACTACCGGACTGGCCCGCAAATGCGCCGAAGCCGGCGTCGAATTCCGCTTTAATACCAACATCACGCGACTGCTGACCGTCGGCAGCGGCGCGGCAGCCAAAGTCACCGCAGTCGAAGTCATCGACGAGCAAGGCCGGCACCAGACGCTGCACGCCGATGCTTTCGTGGTCGCCCTCGGCAGTTTCTCGACACCATTACTGAAACCGCTGGGAATCGACCTGATGATTTATCCGGGCAAAGGTTATTCGGCGACTTATCAGGTCACCGACCCTACGACAGCGCCGTCTGTGTCGCTGACCGACGATGGCTACAAACTCGTCATTTCGCGTCTGGGTGACCGTCTGCGCGTCGCCGGCACCTGCGAACTCAACGGCTACACGCGGGAACTCAACCAGACCCGTTGCGAAGCCATCACGCGCCGCACACGGGAACTGTTCCCCAACGCCTGCGACTATGACGCCCCGCAATATTGGACCGGACTGCGCCCGCTGACGCCAAGCAACATCCCCTACGTTGGCAAAAGTCGCTACGGCAACCTGTTTCTCAATACGGGGCATGGCACGCTGGGCTGGACCATGGGCTGCGGTTCCGGTCGCGCCATTGCCGATATCATTGACGGCCGCCAGCCAGAAGTGAATTTTGCCTTCCACGGCATGGTGTAA
- a CDS encoding DNA polymerase III subunit chi has product MTRIDFHSNIPDKLHYACRLVRKARQAQCQVVVLTSGQAQMAALDKALWTFSEADFLPHVAATDPLAAHTPILLTDDDQQELPHHQILINLTTATPQHFARFERLFEIVASDENDKAAGRDRYRFYKERGYPLTHIVAAA; this is encoded by the coding sequence ATGACGCGCATCGACTTCCACAGCAACATTCCCGACAAGCTCCACTATGCCTGCCGTCTGGTGCGCAAAGCGCGTCAGGCGCAATGCCAGGTCGTGGTGCTGACGAGCGGTCAGGCGCAAATGGCGGCGCTGGATAAGGCCCTCTGGACGTTTTCCGAAGCGGATTTCCTCCCGCACGTCGCGGCCACCGATCCGCTGGCCGCGCACACCCCCATCCTGCTGACCGACGACGATCAGCAGGAACTGCCTCACCATCAAATTCTGATCAATCTGACGACCGCTACGCCACAGCATTTTGCGCGCTTCGAGCGGCTGTTTGAAATCGTCGCCAGTGACGAAAACGACAAAGCCGCCGGCCGCGATCGCTACCGCTTCTACAAAGAACGCGGCTATCCGCTCACGCATATCGTGGCGGCGGCATGA
- a CDS encoding M3 family metallopeptidase — protein sequence MATDTTSNTTLDTTPDTASNPLLDFSGLTRFDLIEPQHVTPALDLLLKQSAAVIAELEAPTSTVSWDNFVEPLGSTMEKLGRAWGVLNHLNAVADTPELRAAYNENEPRLVEFSTSVGLNQGLFQKYKALHTSADYVAMSPARRRVIDNAVLGFRLSGAELPEAQKERFAAIQEQHAALTTRFSENVLDAISDYSLLVADESELAGLPEDAKQAAQAAAQKDGLSGFKFTLHFPSYFPLLQYADNRALRETIYRANTTKASDLGAKPEWDNSQNMRDILRLSEEEAQLLGYANYAELSLVTKMAKSPQEVVAFLEDLGHRARPFAEQDLSELRTFAREQLALETLEAWDIAYASEKLREQRYAFSEQEVKQYFPEPKVLAGLFHLVQQLFGVSIGPDSAPVWHPDIRFYRIERDGKLIGQFYLDLYARSGKRGGAWMDGARSRHVIGEKIQTPVAYLTCNFTAPATVDGVQKAALFTHDEVITLFHEFGHGLHHMLTQVDEMDVSGISGVEWDAVELPSQFMENFCWEWAVLQELSAHADKGLPLPRDLFDKMTAAKNFQSGLGMLRQVEFSLFDMHIHNALPNDDGAIEKVLDTVRAQFAVLQPPAFNRFQHSFEHIFTGGYAAGYYSYKWAEVLSADAYAAFEEAGVSNGNIVSQETGQRFQREILAVGGSRPALESFKAFRGREPSITALLRHSGMAA from the coding sequence ATGGCTACCGATACGACTAGCAACACGACTCTCGACACGACGCCCGACACCGCCAGCAATCCCCTGCTCGATTTCTCCGGCCTGACCCGCTTTGACCTCATCGAACCGCAGCACGTCACGCCTGCGCTCGATCTGCTGCTCAAGCAAAGCGCCGCCGTCATCGCTGAACTGGAAGCGCCGACCAGCACGGTGAGCTGGGACAATTTCGTCGAGCCGCTCGGTAGCACCATGGAAAAACTGGGACGGGCGTGGGGCGTGCTCAACCATCTGAATGCGGTTGCCGATACACCGGAATTGCGCGCTGCCTACAATGAAAACGAGCCGCGGCTGGTAGAGTTCTCCACCTCGGTCGGTCTCAACCAGGGCCTGTTCCAGAAATACAAAGCGCTGCACACCAGTGCCGACTATGTCGCCATGAGTCCGGCCCGCCGCCGCGTGATCGACAACGCCGTGCTCGGTTTCCGTCTCAGCGGTGCCGAACTGCCCGAGGCGCAAAAAGAGCGTTTCGCCGCCATTCAGGAGCAACACGCCGCACTGACCACGCGCTTTTCCGAAAATGTGCTCGACGCCATCAGCGACTACAGCCTGCTGGTCGCCGACGAAAGCGAACTGGCCGGCCTGCCCGAAGATGCCAAACAAGCTGCACAGGCAGCGGCACAAAAAGACGGACTGAGCGGTTTCAAATTCACGCTGCATTTCCCTTCTTATTTCCCGCTGCTGCAATACGCCGACAACCGGGCATTGCGCGAAACCATTTACCGCGCCAACACCACCAAGGCCTCCGACCTGGGTGCCAAACCGGAATGGGACAACAGTCAGAACATGCGCGACATCCTGCGCCTGAGCGAAGAAGAAGCGCAATTGCTCGGCTACGCCAACTACGCCGAACTATCGCTAGTGACAAAGATGGCCAAGTCGCCGCAAGAAGTGGTCGCTTTCCTGGAAGACCTGGGCCACCGCGCCCGCCCATTCGCTGAGCAAGACCTGAGCGAACTGCGCACCTTCGCCCGCGAACAACTGGCACTGGAAACGCTGGAAGCCTGGGACATCGCCTACGCTTCGGAAAAACTGCGCGAACAACGCTATGCGTTTTCGGAACAGGAAGTGAAACAGTACTTCCCGGAACCGAAAGTGCTTGCCGGCTTGTTTCATCTGGTACAGCAGTTATTCGGCGTCAGCATCGGCCCTGACAGCGCCCCGGTCTGGCATCCCGATATCCGTTTTTACCGCATCGAACGCGACGGCAAACTGATAGGCCAGTTCTATCTGGATCTGTATGCGCGCAGCGGCAAGCGCGGCGGTGCCTGGATGGACGGCGCACGCTCGCGCCACGTTATCGGGGAAAAAATCCAAACCCCGGTCGCTTACCTGACCTGTAACTTCACCGCACCGGCAACGGTAGACGGCGTCCAGAAAGCCGCGCTGTTTACCCACGACGAAGTCATCACCCTGTTCCATGAATTCGGCCACGGTCTGCACCACATGCTGACCCAGGTCGATGAAATGGATGTCTCCGGCATTTCCGGCGTCGAATGGGATGCCGTGGAATTGCCTTCGCAATTCATGGAAAATTTCTGCTGGGAGTGGGCCGTGCTGCAAGAACTGAGCGCCCATGCGGATAAGGGCCTGCCGTTACCACGCGACCTGTTCGACAAAATGACCGCCGCCAAGAATTTCCAATCCGGTCTGGGCATGCTGCGACAAGTCGAATTTTCCCTGTTCGACATGCACATTCACAACGCCCTCCCCAACGACGACGGCGCCATCGAGAAAGTACTGGATACCGTGCGCGCCCAATTCGCGGTACTCCAGCCGCCTGCATTCAATCGCTTCCAGCATTCCTTCGAACATATTTTCACCGGCGGTTACGCCGCCGGTTATTACAGCTACAAGTGGGCCGAAGTGCTGTCGGCCGATGCCTATGCCGCCTTTGAAGAAGCCGGCGTCAGCAACGGCAATATCGTTTCGCAGGAAACCGGCCAACGCTTCCAGCGCGAAATTTTAGCCGTCGGTGGATCGCGTCCTGCGCTGGAATCGTTCAAAGCGTTTCGCGGCCGCGAACCGAGCATTACCGCCCTGCTGCGCCACAGCGGCATGGCCGCCTGA
- the folD gene encoding bifunctional methylenetetrahydrofolate dehydrogenase/methenyltetrahydrofolate cyclohydrolase FolD yields the protein MSAQLIDGNLLSQQLRTDVALRAAALTARGCQPGLAVILVGESPASQVYVRNKVKACVDNGLHSILEKYAADLSEADLLARIAALNADPAIHGILVQLPLPPHIDAHKVIEAIAAEKDVDGFHVNNAGLLMTGQPLFRPCTPYGVMKMLESIACPVRGANAVIVGASNIVGKPQAMLLLQAGATVTICNSKTRDLGLHTRMADILVVATGKRNIVTADMVKPGAVVIDVGMNRDDAGKLCGDVDFANVKEVAGYITPVPGGVGPMTITMLLVNTIEAAERTLL from the coding sequence ATGTCAGCCCAATTAATCGACGGCAATCTTCTCTCCCAGCAACTGCGTACCGATGTCGCCCTGCGCGCCGCCGCACTCACCGCACGAGGATGCCAGCCCGGACTGGCCGTCATCCTGGTCGGTGAAAGCCCGGCGTCGCAAGTCTACGTGCGCAACAAGGTCAAAGCCTGCGTCGACAATGGCTTGCATTCGATCCTGGAAAAATACGCCGCCGACCTGTCCGAAGCCGACCTGCTGGCCCGCATCGCCGCGCTCAATGCCGATCCGGCCATCCACGGCATCCTGGTGCAATTGCCGCTGCCGCCGCACATCGACGCGCACAAAGTCATCGAAGCAATCGCCGCAGAAAAAGATGTCGACGGCTTCCACGTCAACAATGCCGGATTGCTGATGACCGGACAGCCGCTGTTCCGTCCCTGCACGCCCTATGGCGTCATGAAAATGCTGGAATCGATTGCTTGTCCGGTACGCGGTGCCAACGCCGTTATCGTCGGCGCGTCCAACATCGTCGGCAAGCCGCAAGCGATGCTGCTATTGCAAGCAGGGGCCACCGTCACCATCTGTAATTCCAAGACCCGGGACCTGGGTCTGCATACGCGCATGGCCGATATTCTGGTCGTCGCCACCGGCAAACGTAACATCGTCACCGCCGACATGGTCAAACCGGGCGCCGTCGTCATCGACGTCGGCATGAACCGCGACGACGCCGGCAAATTGTGCGGCGATGTCGACTTTGCCAACGTCAAGGAAGTAGCCGGCTACATCACCCCCGTCCCCGGCGGCGTCGGCCCGATGACGATCACCATGCTGCTGGTCAATACTATTGAAGCGGCAGAACGCACCTTACTTTAA
- the gshA gene encoding glutamate--cysteine ligase: MTDLLNHRLALFAQPQQRALLAHGLRGIERETLRVTDAGELAATPHPVALGSALMHQQITTDYSESLLEFITPPVADIAQALERLDQIHRYAYSHLGDELLWNQSMPCHLPPEADIPLAWFGNSHIGMLKHVYRRGLALRYGKTMQCIAGIHYNFSFDERVWEILRQEEGSALSAKDFQSESYIALIRNFRRYSWLLMYLFGASPAVSANFLRGQTHQLEQLDDDTLFLPYATSLRMSDLGYRNSAQAGLTPHYNTLESYISSLAKAVSQPYPAYEAIGTERDGEWLQINTNVLQIENEYYSTIRPKRVINSGERPIQALSARGVQYVEVRCMDIDPFDPLGISLQTTRFLNVFLHFLAFVESPLTSEAEGDENKENFNRTVKEGRRPGLALQRRGQPVGLQAWGLEMLDAMQPVAQLLDAEHGGDEHSQALEVQRAKLLNVELTPSARMLSLLREEKKSFIDLALQQNRADAAYFRARPLSAEQIAEFDALAATSLEEQAQIEATQTGDFGTFVAAYRASTLGNFSI, encoded by the coding sequence GTGACCGATCTGCTGAACCATCGCCTTGCCTTGTTTGCCCAGCCCCAACAGAGGGCATTGCTGGCGCACGGCTTGCGCGGTATTGAACGCGAGACGCTGCGGGTGACTGATGCTGGGGAACTGGCCGCTACGCCGCATCCTGTCGCGCTCGGTTCGGCTCTGATGCACCAGCAGATCACGACCGATTACTCTGAATCCTTGCTCGAATTCATTACTCCTCCGGTAGCGGATATCGCACAGGCGCTGGAGCGGCTGGACCAGATTCACCGCTATGCCTACTCCCACCTGGGCGACGAGTTGCTGTGGAATCAGTCCATGCCCTGCCATTTGCCGCCAGAAGCGGATATTCCGCTGGCCTGGTTTGGCAATTCGCATATCGGCATGCTCAAGCATGTCTACCGGCGCGGTCTGGCGCTGCGCTATGGCAAGACCATGCAGTGCATCGCAGGAATTCACTACAATTTCTCGTTCGATGAGCGGGTATGGGAGATTTTGCGGCAGGAAGAAGGTTCTGCCTTGTCGGCCAAGGATTTTCAATCGGAAAGCTATATCGCGCTGATTCGCAATTTCCGGCGCTACAGCTGGCTGCTGATGTATCTGTTCGGCGCGTCGCCGGCGGTATCGGCCAACTTCCTGCGCGGTCAGACGCATCAGCTGGAACAGCTCGACGACGATACCCTGTTCCTGCCCTATGCCACCAGCCTGCGCATGAGCGATCTCGGCTACCGCAATAGCGCGCAAGCCGGGCTGACGCCGCACTACAACACGCTGGAAAGCTACATCAGCAGTCTGGCCAAGGCGGTGAGCCAGCCCTATCCGGCCTATGAAGCGATCGGTACCGAGCGCGACGGGGAATGGCTGCAGATCAACACCAATGTGTTGCAGATCGAGAACGAATACTATTCGACGATACGACCCAAGCGCGTGATCAATAGCGGCGAGCGGCCGATTCAGGCGCTGTCGGCGCGCGGTGTGCAATATGTGGAAGTGCGCTGCATGGATATCGATCCTTTCGATCCGCTCGGCATCAGTCTCCAGACTACGCGTTTTCTGAATGTGTTCCTGCACTTCCTCGCCTTCGTCGAGAGCCCGCTGACGTCGGAAGCGGAAGGGGATGAAAACAAGGAAAATTTCAACCGCACGGTCAAGGAAGGCCGCCGTCCGGGTTTGGCTCTTCAGCGGCGCGGCCAGCCGGTCGGCTTGCAGGCCTGGGGTCTGGAAATGCTCGATGCCATGCAGCCGGTGGCGCAATTGCTCGATGCAGAGCATGGCGGCGATGAACATAGTCAAGCGCTGGAAGTACAGCGCGCCAAGCTCCTGAATGTCGAACTGACGCCGTCGGCGCGCATGTTGTCGCTGCTGCGGGAAGAGAAAAAATCTTTTATCGATCTGGCCTTGCAGCAAAACAGAGCCGATGCGGCCTATTTCCGCGCCCGGCCCCTGAGCGCTGAGCAAATCGCCGAATTCGATGCGCTGGCCGCCACTTCGCTGGAGGAGCAAGCCCAGATCGAGGCCACCCAGACCGGGGATTTCGGTACGTTTGTGGCCGCTTATCGCGCCAGTACGCTGGGTAATTTCAGCATCTAA
- a CDS encoding LysR family transcriptional regulator, with amino-acid sequence MTLEQLRIFVEVAERGHLTQAASALALTPSAVSSSIRVLESRYSTPLFNRVGRRIEISEAGRIFLTEARATLASARTAELVLSELSGLRSGSLSIQASQTIASYWLPSLLVDFHQRYPQIALSLTIGNTQQVAQAVTDGAADLGFIEGEIDEPELITETVGQDHIVAVVAPGHPWANGKPRTAADLLSGQWIMREQGSGTRSAFEELLKDIGVDASGLQIALTLPSNEAVRTAVMSGPFATVVSELVVASHLQVGLLCRINIDLPPRSFYLLRHKARYKTKASLALQEMIQQQHAALLVQ; translated from the coding sequence ATGACTCTGGAACAATTGCGCATCTTTGTCGAAGTGGCCGAACGCGGGCATCTGACCCAAGCAGCGAGCGCTCTGGCGCTGACCCCTTCGGCGGTCAGCTCCTCGATTCGCGTATTGGAAAGCCGCTACAGCACACCGCTGTTCAACCGGGTAGGCCGACGTATCGAAATCAGTGAGGCGGGTCGGATTTTCCTGACCGAAGCACGCGCCACACTCGCCAGCGCACGTACGGCAGAACTGGTGTTATCGGAATTGAGCGGACTCAGAAGCGGCTCGCTGAGCATCCAGGCGAGCCAGACCATTGCCAGCTACTGGCTGCCTTCCCTGCTGGTAGATTTCCATCAAAGATATCCGCAGATAGCACTCAGCCTGACCATCGGCAATACGCAGCAAGTGGCGCAGGCAGTGACTGACGGCGCGGCCGACCTGGGCTTCATTGAAGGAGAAATAGACGAACCGGAATTAATCACGGAAACGGTAGGCCAAGACCACATCGTTGCCGTAGTCGCGCCCGGACATCCATGGGCAAACGGTAAGCCACGCACTGCGGCGGATTTATTGAGCGGTCAATGGATCATGCGGGAACAGGGTTCCGGCACCCGCTCCGCGTTTGAGGAACTGCTCAAGGACATCGGCGTTGACGCAAGCGGGCTGCAAATCGCCCTGACCTTACCCTCAAACGAAGCAGTACGTACGGCCGTCATGTCCGGGCCGTTTGCGACAGTGGTATCGGAACTGGTGGTCGCCTCGCATCTGCAAGTGGGCTTACTTTGCCGCATCAACATTGACCTGCCGCCGCGCTCGTTTTATCTGTTGCGGCACAAGGCGCGCTATAAAACCAAAGCGTCATTGGCCCTGCAAGAAATGATTCAGCAACAGCATGCGGCACTCTTAGTCCAGTAA